In one window of Kitasatospora sp. MMS16-BH015 DNA:
- a CDS encoding response regulator transcription factor codes for MARIRVLVVDGHRIFAEALAAALAAEPDVEVGAAGSAAAAERALERAQVENRPFHVILVDADLTPVAGPPGPRRPATVPVQRGPAAAGATPAAAAQAAPPAAVPPLAARGPAPGGGSGRAAAPADGIALVARVCRAFPELRAVVLAAEDEPRRAVRALQAGAGGWVAKDSSLNRLLAVIRGVLCEETHLPPALLTGVVRELTAARRDRTESERLVETLTPREEEVLRCMVAGLGRQAVAERLYLSPHTVRTHMQNVLGKLGVHSTLAAVAVARRAGVSPQH; via the coding sequence GTGGCCCGGATTCGCGTCCTGGTGGTGGACGGCCACCGCATCTTTGCCGAAGCGCTCGCCGCGGCCCTGGCCGCCGAGCCCGATGTCGAGGTCGGCGCGGCGGGCAGCGCCGCGGCCGCCGAACGCGCCCTGGAGCGCGCCCAGGTCGAGAACCGCCCCTTCCACGTCATCCTGGTCGACGCCGATCTCACCCCCGTCGCCGGCCCGCCCGGGCCGCGCCGGCCGGCCACCGTGCCGGTCCAGCGGGGGCCCGCCGCAGCCGGTGCCACTCCGGCTGCCGCGGCCCAGGCCGCTCCTCCCGCCGCCGTCCCGCCCCTCGCCGCTCGGGGGCCGGCCCCCGGTGGCGGGAGCGGGCGCGCGGCGGCCCCGGCCGACGGCATCGCGCTGGTCGCCCGGGTCTGCCGCGCCTTCCCCGAGCTGCGGGCCGTGGTGCTGGCCGCCGAGGACGAGCCCAGACGGGCCGTCCGGGCGCTCCAGGCCGGGGCCGGCGGCTGGGTGGCCAAGGACAGTTCGCTCAACCGGTTGCTCGCGGTGATCCGGGGCGTGCTCTGCGAGGAGACCCACCTGCCGCCGGCCCTGCTCACCGGCGTGGTCCGCGAGTTGACGGCGGCCCGCCGCGACCGCACCGAGAGCGAGCGCCTGGTCGAGACCCTCACCCCGCGCGAGGAGGAGGTGCTCCGCTGCATGGTGGCCGGCCTGGGCCGCCAGGCCGTGGCGGAGCGGCTGTACCTCTCCCCGCACACCGTCCGCACCCACATGCAGAACGTGCTCGGCAAGCTCGGCGTCCACTCCACCCTCGCCGCCGTCGCGGTGGCCCGCCGGGCCGGGGTGAGCCCGCAGCACTGA
- a CDS encoding oxygenase MpaB family protein — translation MDHTVTRRTTLTAALATGAAAVGLPATATARTGAPAPRPAADPAPAWELPTDRAAQEGDPEADEVVKELISAGQMALANQVFHDWTRNDQPVPSAAPSVLADYLRRNAVLSAEERAAIDRVKNGDSGKLLQGNMEAVTVAEAFGGLFAALADPLLAKSVWYAKYDLVMDIGRRFSRTMNTLWDGLDGDNWAPSGNALVTMVKLRLVHAAARQMGLAHGWNQARDGMPISQRLETEELMYVGAYNVQLAAKFDFRPDPRQIDELLAMIRVGGRLLGLQEKYNPRTLDQCNQVLADAAANHRAPSDEGTKLAHSMLDWMDRKIAPGAGAVGASLVRMMDAHVADVLDIKPNPALDTPVATLAPYLYRPAYEVQQKFPLLAPIHAQMFKAASKMVAWYAVDFRDYDLQMPVR, via the coding sequence ATGGACCACACCGTCACCAGGCGCACCACCCTCACCGCCGCCCTCGCCACCGGCGCGGCCGCCGTCGGCCTGCCCGCCACCGCCACCGCCCGTACCGGCGCCCCGGCTCCCCGCCCGGCCGCCGACCCCGCACCGGCCTGGGAGCTGCCCACCGACCGGGCCGCCCAGGAAGGCGACCCGGAGGCCGACGAGGTGGTCAAGGAGCTGATCAGCGCCGGTCAGATGGCCCTGGCCAACCAGGTCTTCCACGACTGGACCCGCAACGACCAGCCGGTGCCCTCCGCCGCCCCCTCCGTGCTGGCCGACTACCTGCGGCGCAACGCCGTCCTCTCGGCGGAGGAACGGGCGGCCATCGACCGGGTGAAGAACGGAGACTCGGGCAAGCTCCTCCAGGGCAACATGGAGGCCGTCACCGTGGCCGAGGCCTTCGGCGGCCTGTTCGCCGCGCTGGCCGATCCGCTGCTGGCCAAGTCGGTGTGGTACGCCAAGTACGACCTGGTGATGGACATCGGCCGACGGTTCTCCCGCACCATGAACACCCTCTGGGACGGCCTCGACGGCGACAACTGGGCCCCGTCGGGCAATGCCCTGGTCACCATGGTCAAGTTGCGGCTGGTGCACGCGGCCGCCCGGCAGATGGGCCTGGCGCACGGCTGGAACCAAGCCCGGGACGGCATGCCGATCAGCCAGCGGCTGGAGACCGAGGAGCTCATGTACGTGGGCGCCTACAACGTCCAGCTGGCGGCCAAGTTCGACTTCCGCCCCGACCCCCGGCAGATCGACGAGCTGCTGGCCATGATCCGGGTCGGCGGCCGACTGCTCGGCCTCCAGGAGAAGTACAACCCGCGCACCCTCGACCAGTGCAACCAGGTGCTCGCCGACGCCGCCGCCAACCACCGGGCCCCCTCCGACGAGGGCACCAAGCTGGCCCACAGCATGCTGGACTGGATGGACCGGAAGATCGCCCCCGGCGCGGGCGCCGTCGGGGCCTCGCTGGTGCGGATGATGGACGCCCACGTCGCGGACGTCCTCGACATCAAGCCCAACCCGGCCCTGGACACCCCCGTCGCCACCCTGGCCCCCTACCTCTACCGGCCCGCGTACGAGGTCCAGCAGAAGTTCCCGCTGCTCGCGCCGATCCACGCACAGATGTTCAAGGCCGCCTCCAAGATGGTCGCCTGGTACGCCGTCGACTTCCGCGACTACGACCTCCAGATGCCCGTCCGCTGA
- a CDS encoding acyl-CoA desaturase, whose product MTIQASEAPPQAPDLQLSKVSATLGGEKQGAAERITLGLFIAVPFLALLAAVPVAWGWGLGWVDLSIALVMYFVTCHGITIGYHRYFTHGSFKANRPLVIAMAVAGSLAIEGPLVRWVADHRKHHQFSDKAGDPHSPWRYGETLPALLKGLWWAHMGWLFDEEQTSQAKYAPDLVKDPVIRGISRLFWLWTTVSMLLPPLVGGLVTMSWHGALTAFFWGSLVRVGLLHHVTWSINSICHAVGERPFKSRDRSGNVWWLAVLSCGESWHNLHHADPTSARHGVLRGQIDSSARLIRWFEQAGWARDARWPDADRIAARRAA is encoded by the coding sequence ATGACCATCCAGGCAAGCGAAGCGCCGCCCCAGGCTCCCGACCTCCAGCTCTCCAAGGTCTCCGCGACCCTCGGCGGCGAGAAGCAGGGGGCCGCCGAGCGGATCACCCTGGGGCTCTTCATCGCCGTCCCCTTCCTCGCCCTGCTGGCCGCCGTCCCGGTGGCCTGGGGCTGGGGGCTCGGCTGGGTCGACCTGTCGATCGCCCTGGTCATGTACTTCGTGACCTGCCACGGCATCACCATCGGCTACCACCGGTACTTCACCCACGGCTCCTTCAAGGCCAACCGCCCACTGGTGATCGCGATGGCGGTCGCGGGCAGCCTGGCCATCGAGGGCCCGCTGGTGCGCTGGGTGGCCGACCACCGCAAGCACCACCAGTTCAGTGACAAGGCCGGCGACCCGCACTCGCCCTGGCGCTACGGCGAGACCCTGCCCGCCCTGCTCAAGGGCCTCTGGTGGGCGCACATGGGCTGGCTCTTCGACGAGGAGCAGACCTCCCAGGCCAAGTACGCGCCGGACCTGGTCAAGGACCCGGTGATCCGCGGCATCTCCCGGCTGTTCTGGCTCTGGACCACCGTCTCGATGCTGCTGCCCCCGCTGGTCGGCGGCCTGGTCACGATGAGCTGGCACGGCGCGCTGACGGCCTTCTTCTGGGGCTCGCTGGTGCGGGTCGGGCTGCTGCACCACGTCACCTGGTCGATCAACTCGATCTGCCACGCCGTCGGCGAGCGCCCGTTCAAGTCCCGCGACCGCTCCGGCAACGTCTGGTGGCTGGCGGTGCTCTCCTGCGGCGAGTCCTGGCACAACCTGCACCACGCCGACCCGACCTCGGCCCGGCACGGCGTGCTGCGCGGCCAGATCGACTCCTCCGCCCGGCTGATCCGCTGGTTCGAGCAGGCCGGCTGGGCCCGGGACGCCCGGTGGCCGGACGCCGACCGGATCGCCGCCCGTCGCGCCGCGTGA
- a CDS encoding SigE family RNA polymerase sigma factor: MTMEGDPFDAFVEARYQALLRGAYLITGDLHDARDLLHDALAKVYAKRRSIQEPEAYVRTAMVRTHVSRWRRTRREVLTDRLPEGASPEADFADEQLSSALRQLPPRQRAAVVLRYYADLPVARVAVELGCSLPTAKTHLTRAMTTLRRGLAPEREAASDAG; encoded by the coding sequence ATGACGATGGAAGGCGATCCGTTCGACGCGTTCGTCGAGGCGAGATACCAGGCACTGCTGCGCGGGGCGTACCTGATCACCGGGGACCTGCACGACGCCCGGGACCTGCTCCACGACGCGCTGGCCAAGGTGTACGCCAAGCGGCGCTCGATACAGGAGCCCGAGGCGTACGTCCGCACGGCGATGGTGCGCACGCACGTCTCGCGGTGGCGGCGGACGAGGCGCGAGGTGCTGACCGACCGGCTGCCCGAGGGTGCCTCGCCGGAGGCGGACTTCGCGGACGAGCAGCTCTCCTCGGCCCTGCGGCAGTTGCCGCCGCGCCAGCGGGCGGCGGTGGTGCTCCGGTACTACGCCGATCTGCCGGTGGCGCGGGTGGCCGTCGAACTCGGCTGCTCGCTGCCGACCGCCAAGACCCATCTGACCCGGGCGATGACGACACTCCGGCGCGGCCTCGCCCCGGAGAGGGAGGCGGCCTCCGATGCCGGCTGA
- the pth gene encoding aminoacyl-tRNA hydrolase — MSDYTGPWLIVGLGNPGESYARNRHNIGFMVADLLAQRIGAKFKAHKSRAQVAEGRLAGQRVVLAKPMTFMNLSGGPTTALRDFYKAPTGSIVAVHDELDIDYAALRLKLGGGDNGHNGLKSITKSLGPDYYRVRCGVGRPPGRMEVADFVLKDFSSTERKELDWFVDRAADAVEAVISEGLERAQSTYNT; from the coding sequence ATGAGCGACTACACGGGCCCCTGGCTGATCGTCGGCCTCGGCAACCCCGGGGAGAGTTACGCCCGGAACCGCCACAACATCGGCTTCATGGTGGCCGACCTGCTGGCCCAGCGGATCGGGGCGAAGTTCAAGGCCCACAAGAGCCGCGCTCAGGTCGCCGAGGGCCGCCTCGCGGGCCAGCGGGTGGTGCTGGCCAAGCCGATGACCTTCATGAACCTCTCCGGCGGCCCGACCACCGCGCTGCGGGACTTCTACAAGGCCCCCACTGGCTCGATCGTGGCCGTCCACGACGAGCTGGACATCGACTACGCGGCCCTGCGGCTCAAGCTGGGCGGCGGCGACAACGGGCACAACGGGCTCAAGTCCATCACCAAGTCGCTCGGGCCGGACTACTACCGCGTCCGCTGCGGGGTCGGCCGCCCGCCGGGCCGGATGGAGGTGGCCGACTTCGTGCTCAAGGACTTCTCCTCCACCGAGCGCAAGGAGCTCGACTGGTTCGTCGACCGGGCCGCCGACGCGGTGGAGGCCGTCATCTCCGAGGGCTTGGAGCGGGCCCAGAGCACGTACAACACCTGA
- a CDS encoding serine hydrolase — protein sequence MPTPVHSGLAALTRAAAPGAAVVLVLIGPTGSQVLCHGPLDGPGSPAVGPDTPFELGSVSKTFTALLLAEAAHRGEVSLADRVEVSGRPVSLLRLATHTAGLPRLPPGLLRSALPRWRSNPYAAYTPADLSRALGRTRLRRRPGLRYSNYGVGLLGRVLAERAGLDYPDLLAQRICGPLGLTATDCGPPGPGAAVGHRRGRPLPPWEIPALPGAGAVRSSGADLLRYLTAHLTPAGPLAPALREVLRPRVADGRTGRRYGLVWQLHEDDCHHSGATRGCTAFLALRPAAGTALAALTNSGPTARFLDAAYALLP from the coding sequence ATGCCCACCCCCGTACACTCCGGCCTCGCCGCCCTCACCCGGGCGGCGGCGCCGGGGGCCGCCGTGGTGCTCGTGCTGATCGGGCCGACGGGCTCCCAGGTGCTCTGCCACGGCCCGCTGGACGGGCCGGGCAGCCCGGCCGTCGGCCCGGACACGCCGTTCGAGCTCGGGTCGGTGAGCAAGACCTTCACCGCCCTGCTGCTCGCCGAGGCCGCCCACCGGGGCGAGGTCTCGCTGGCCGACCGGGTCGAGGTCTCCGGACGGCCCGTCAGCCTGCTCCGGCTGGCCACCCACACCGCCGGCCTGCCCCGGCTGCCGCCCGGCCTGCTCCGCTCCGCCCTGCCGCGCTGGCGCAGCAACCCGTACGCCGCCTACACCCCCGCCGACCTGAGCCGGGCACTGGGCCGCACCCGCCTGCGCCGCCGACCCGGTCTGCGGTACTCCAACTACGGCGTGGGCCTGCTCGGCCGCGTCCTCGCCGAACGGGCCGGGCTCGACTACCCCGACCTGCTCGCCCAGCGGATCTGCGGCCCGCTGGGCCTCACCGCCACCGACTGCGGTCCGCCCGGCCCCGGCGCGGCCGTCGGCCACCGCCGGGGCCGTCCGCTGCCGCCCTGGGAGATCCCGGCCCTGCCGGGCGCCGGAGCGGTCCGCTCCAGCGGCGCCGACCTGCTGCGCTACCTCACCGCCCACCTCACCCCGGCGGGGCCGCTCGCCCCGGCCCTGCGCGAGGTGCTGCGCCCCCGGGTGGCCGACGGCCGCACCGGCCGCCGGTACGGGCTGGTCTGGCAGCTGCACGAGGACGACTGCCACCACTCCGGCGCCACCCGGGGCTGCACCGCCTTCCTCGCGCTGCGCCCGGCGGCCGGCACCGCCCTCGCCGCCCTCACCAACTCCGGCCCCACCGCCCGCTTCCTGGATGCCGCGTACGCCCTGCTGCCCTGA
- a CDS encoding isocitrate lyase/phosphoenolpyruvate mutase family protein gives MPDTPFAALHRRPGRPLLLANAWDHGSAALLAAEGFEAIGTTSLGVAAAAGLPDGASATRQETVRLARRLGRSGWLVSVDVEGGFSEEPAEVAALAVELAAAGVAGINLEDGRADGTLAPAELHAAKIAAVKAAAPELFVNARTDTWWAGRPDPLPEAEDRLKQYQEAGADGVFTPGLTDPALIAGLLGELTVPLNLLWSPAGPSYRELAALGVGRVSLGSLLYRTALAAALDTARAVRDGGEVRPVLGYAQAQELHGQG, from the coding sequence ATGCCGGACACCCCCTTCGCCGCCCTGCACCGCCGACCGGGCCGTCCGCTGCTGTTGGCGAACGCCTGGGACCACGGCTCGGCCGCGCTGTTGGCGGCGGAAGGGTTCGAGGCGATCGGCACCACCAGTCTCGGGGTGGCGGCGGCGGCCGGGCTGCCGGACGGGGCCTCGGCCACCCGGCAGGAGACGGTGCGGCTGGCCCGGCGGTTGGGGCGCAGCGGTTGGCTGGTGTCGGTGGACGTGGAGGGCGGGTTCAGCGAGGAGCCGGCGGAAGTGGCGGCGCTGGCCGTGGAGTTGGCCGCGGCTGGGGTGGCCGGGATCAACCTGGAGGACGGGCGGGCGGACGGCACCCTCGCCCCGGCCGAGCTGCACGCCGCGAAGATCGCCGCCGTGAAGGCGGCGGCGCCGGAGCTCTTCGTCAACGCCCGCACCGACACCTGGTGGGCCGGGCGGCCGGACCCGCTGCCGGAGGCCGAGGATCGGCTGAAGCAGTATCAGGAGGCCGGGGCGGACGGAGTGTTCACGCCCGGGCTGACCGACCCCGCGCTGATCGCCGGGCTGCTCGGGGAGCTGACCGTGCCGCTCAACCTGCTCTGGTCGCCCGCCGGGCCCTCGTACCGGGAGCTGGCCGCCCTCGGGGTGGGCCGGGTCAGCCTCGGGTCGCTGCTCTACCGGACGGCGCTGGCGGCCGCCCTGGACACGGCCCGCGCGGTGCGGGACGGGGGCGAGGTGCGGCCGGTGCTCGGGTACGCGCAGGCGCAGGAGCTGCACGGGCAGGGGTGA
- the glmU gene encoding bifunctional UDP-N-acetylglucosamine diphosphorylase/glucosamine-1-phosphate N-acetyltransferase GlmU, producing the protein MSANNPAAVIVLAAGGGTRMKSKRLPKVLHEVCGRSLVGHAVAAAQELAPEHLVVVVGHLREQVEAHLAAHYQGVRTAEQTEQNGTGHAVRTALAQLAADGVELDGTVVITTGDAPLLTGATLAALTAAHAEQGNGVTVLTAVVPEPFGYGRILRDEQGAVAAIVEEKDATEAQRAVAEINSGVFAFDAKLLAEALGRITTDNSQGEEYLTDTLGILRTAGHRVGAVAAADHRDIAGINDRVQLAEARRMLNTRLVERAMREGVTIVDPATTWLDVQVSYEPDAVVHPGTQLRGTTHLGEGCEVGPSSTLTDTVVGADAKVSYTTADRAEIGEAASVGPYAYLRPGAKLARKAKVGTYVEIKNSELGEGAKVPHLSYIGDATIGEGTNIGAASVTVNYDGQHKHRTTIGAHCRTGSDNMFIAPVTVGDGAYTAAGSVIISDVPAGSLGVARAQQRNVAGWVARKRPGTDAARAAEAAGAGEAQGA; encoded by the coding sequence GTGAGTGCCAACAACCCCGCCGCCGTGATCGTCCTCGCCGCTGGTGGCGGTACGCGGATGAAGTCCAAGCGCCTGCCCAAGGTGCTGCACGAGGTCTGCGGCCGCTCGCTGGTCGGCCACGCGGTGGCCGCCGCCCAGGAGCTGGCCCCCGAGCACCTCGTCGTGGTGGTCGGGCACCTGCGCGAGCAGGTGGAGGCCCACCTGGCGGCGCACTACCAGGGCGTGCGCACCGCGGAGCAGACCGAGCAGAACGGCACCGGCCACGCCGTGCGCACCGCGCTCGCCCAGCTCGCCGCCGACGGCGTGGAGCTGGACGGCACCGTGGTGATCACCACCGGCGACGCCCCGCTGCTCACCGGCGCCACCCTGGCCGCGCTGACCGCCGCCCACGCCGAGCAGGGCAACGGCGTGACCGTGCTCACCGCCGTGGTGCCCGAGCCCTTCGGCTACGGCCGGATCCTGCGCGACGAGCAGGGCGCGGTGGCCGCGATCGTCGAGGAGAAGGACGCCACCGAGGCGCAGCGCGCCGTGGCCGAGATCAACTCCGGCGTGTTCGCCTTCGACGCCAAGCTGCTGGCCGAGGCGCTGGGTCGGATCACCACCGACAACTCGCAGGGCGAGGAGTACCTCACCGACACCCTGGGGATCCTCCGCACGGCCGGCCACCGGGTCGGCGCGGTGGCCGCCGCCGACCACCGCGACATCGCGGGCATCAACGACCGGGTCCAGCTGGCCGAGGCCCGCCGGATGCTGAACACCCGTCTGGTCGAGCGCGCGATGCGCGAGGGGGTCACCATCGTCGACCCGGCCACCACCTGGCTGGACGTGCAGGTCAGCTACGAGCCCGACGCCGTGGTGCACCCGGGCACCCAGCTGCGCGGCACCACCCACCTGGGCGAGGGCTGCGAGGTCGGCCCGTCCAGCACGCTGACCGACACCGTGGTCGGCGCCGACGCCAAGGTGAGCTACACCACCGCCGACCGCGCCGAGATCGGCGAGGCCGCCTCGGTCGGCCCGTACGCCTACCTGCGGCCGGGCGCCAAGCTGGCCCGCAAGGCGAAGGTCGGCACCTACGTGGAGATCAAGAACTCGGAGCTCGGCGAGGGCGCCAAGGTGCCGCACCTCTCCTACATCGGGGACGCGACCATCGGCGAGGGCACCAACATCGGTGCGGCGTCCGTCACAGTCAACTACGACGGCCAGCACAAGCACCGCACCACCATCGGGGCGCACTGCCGCACCGGCTCGGACAACATGTTCATCGCCCCGGTGACGGTCGGGGACGGCGCCTACACGGCCGCCGGATCGGTCATCATCAGCGACGTTCCGGCCGGCTCGCTCGGCGTGGCCCGCGCGCAGCAGCGGAACGTGGCCGGCTGGGTGGCCCGCAAGCGGCCCGGCACGGATGCCGCCCGCGCCGCCGAGGCGGCCGGGGCGGGCGAGGCGCAGGGGGCCTGA
- a CDS encoding MarR family winged helix-turn-helix transcriptional regulator: MEDEVDRLVAAWRRERPDLDVRPLEVLSRVSRLARHLDRARRTAFAEHGLEPWEFDVLTALRRAGSPYQLSPGQLLTQTLVTSGTMTNRIDRLTGKGLVKRLPDPDDRRGVLVRLTDDGRDRADQALAGLLTHERALLAELGDGQQNDLAMLLRRLVAPFDSAG, encoded by the coding sequence ATGGAGGACGAGGTCGACCGGCTGGTCGCTGCGTGGCGCCGCGAGCGCCCCGACCTCGACGTGCGCCCGCTCGAGGTGCTCAGCCGGGTCAGCCGGCTCGCCCGGCACCTCGACCGCGCCCGCCGCACCGCCTTCGCCGAGCACGGTCTGGAGCCCTGGGAGTTCGACGTGCTGACCGCCCTGCGGCGGGCCGGCTCCCCGTACCAGCTCTCCCCCGGCCAGCTGCTCACCCAGACCCTGGTCACCTCCGGCACCATGACCAACCGGATCGACCGCCTCACCGGCAAGGGCCTGGTCAAGCGCCTCCCCGACCCGGACGACCGCCGCGGCGTGCTGGTCCGCCTCACCGACGACGGCCGCGACCGGGCCGACCAGGCCCTGGCCGGTCTGCTCACCCACGAGCGCGCCCTGCTGGCCGAGCTCGGCGACGGCCAGCAGAACGACCTCGCGATGCTGCTGCGCCGCCTCGTCGCCCCCTTCGACAGCGCGGGCTGA
- a CDS encoding 50S ribosomal protein L25/general stress protein Ctc codes for MSEIRLAAESRTEFGKGAARRARRAGFVPGVVYGHGHAPVHLNLPGHDLMMALKTPNALLVVPIEGKDEYVLPKAVQREAIKRTIEHVDLLLVKRGEKVTVEIPVHTEGELAAGGNLLEHVLNALPIEAEATHLPEAVTVSIEGLEAGASVLAKDITLPAGVTLAVDADAVVLQVIGAQASQADADAQAAAEAGAEA; via the coding sequence ATGTCCGAGATCCGCCTCGCCGCCGAGTCCCGCACCGAGTTCGGCAAGGGTGCCGCCCGTCGCGCCCGTCGCGCCGGCTTCGTCCCCGGTGTCGTCTACGGCCACGGCCACGCCCCGGTGCACCTGAACCTCCCGGGCCACGACCTCATGATGGCGCTCAAGACCCCGAACGCCCTCCTGGTCGTCCCGATCGAGGGCAAGGACGAGTACGTCCTGCCGAAGGCCGTCCAGCGCGAGGCCATCAAGCGCACCATCGAGCACGTCGACCTCCTCCTGGTCAAGCGTGGCGAGAAGGTCACCGTCGAGATCCCGGTCCACACCGAGGGCGAGCTGGCCGCCGGTGGCAACCTGCTCGAGCACGTCCTGAACGCGCTCCCGATCGAGGCCGAGGCCACCCACCTCCCCGAGGCCGTCACCGTCTCCATCGAGGGCCTGGAGGCCGGCGCCTCCGTCCTCGCCAAGGACATCACCCTCCCGGCCGGTGTCACCCTGGCCGTCGACGCCGACGCCGTCGTCCTCCAGGTCATCGGCGCCCAGGCCTCGCAGGCCGACGCCGACGCCCAGGCTGCTGCCGAGGCCGGCGCCGAGGCCTGA
- a CDS encoding TetR/AcrR family transcriptional regulator: MTGKQRREQLLDIGRSVFAERGYDGTSVEEIAERAGVSKPVVYEHFGGKEGLYAVVVDREMQLLLDMVTGALTGGHSRELLEQAAFALMDYIDTSTDGFKILVRDSPVAQSTGTFASLISDIATQVEDILGLEFKARGFDARLAPMYSQMLVGMVALTGQWWLEVRKPQKAEVAAHLVNLAWHGLEGMERHPKLVGERQL; encoded by the coding sequence ATGACCGGCAAGCAGCGCCGCGAGCAGTTGCTCGACATCGGCCGCTCGGTCTTCGCCGAGCGGGGCTACGACGGCACCTCGGTGGAGGAGATCGCCGAGCGGGCGGGCGTCTCCAAGCCGGTGGTCTACGAGCACTTCGGCGGCAAGGAGGGGCTGTACGCGGTGGTGGTCGACCGCGAGATGCAGCTCCTCCTCGACATGGTGACCGGCGCCCTCACCGGCGGGCACTCGCGCGAGCTGCTGGAGCAGGCGGCCTTCGCGCTGATGGACTACATCGACACCTCCACGGACGGCTTCAAGATCCTGGTCCGGGATTCGCCGGTGGCGCAGTCCACCGGCACCTTCGCCTCGCTGATCAGCGACATCGCCACCCAGGTCGAGGACATCCTCGGCCTGGAGTTCAAGGCCCGCGGCTTCGACGCCCGGCTGGCCCCGATGTACTCGCAGATGCTGGTCGGCATGGTCGCGCTCACCGGCCAGTGGTGGCTGGAGGTCCGCAAGCCGCAGAAGGCCGAGGTGGCCGCGCACCTGGTCAACCTGGCCTGGCACGGCCTGGAGGGGATGGAGCGCCACCCCAAGCTGGTGGGCGAGCGTCAGCTGTGA
- a CDS encoding ribose-phosphate diphosphokinase — MSGITTSGEKKLKLFSGRAHPELAKEVAAALGTELVPTKAHDFANGEIYVRFLDSARGADCFVMQSHTAPINQWIMEQLIMIDALKRASARSITAILPFYGYARQDKKHLGREPISARLVADLLAQAGADRIMAVDLHTAQIQGFFSGPVDHLFALPLLCDYVGEKVDRAKLTVVSPDAGRVKVADQWCDRLDAPLAIIHKRRDMTQANTILSAEVVGDVKGRVCVLVDDMIDTAGTICAAADALFENGASDVIVAATHGVLSGPAADRLKNSRVSEFVFTNTLPTPAELQLDKVTTLSIAPSIAAAIREVFEEGSVTSLFEGVH, encoded by the coding sequence GTGAGCGGGATCACGACGTCGGGTGAGAAGAAGCTCAAGCTCTTCTCCGGCCGTGCCCACCCCGAGCTGGCGAAGGAGGTTGCCGCGGCGCTGGGCACCGAACTCGTCCCGACCAAGGCCCACGACTTCGCCAACGGCGAGATCTACGTCCGCTTCCTGGATTCCGCGCGCGGCGCGGACTGCTTCGTGATGCAGAGCCACACGGCTCCCATCAACCAGTGGATCATGGAGCAGCTGATCATGATCGACGCTCTGAAGCGGGCCTCCGCCCGGAGCATCACCGCGATCCTCCCGTTCTACGGCTACGCCCGCCAGGACAAGAAGCACCTCGGCCGCGAGCCGATCTCCGCCCGCCTGGTCGCCGACCTGCTGGCCCAGGCCGGGGCCGACCGGATCATGGCCGTGGACCTGCACACCGCGCAGATCCAGGGCTTCTTCTCCGGCCCGGTGGACCACCTCTTCGCGCTGCCGCTGCTCTGCGACTACGTGGGGGAGAAGGTCGACCGCGCCAAGCTCACCGTCGTCTCGCCGGACGCCGGCCGGGTCAAGGTGGCCGACCAGTGGTGCGACCGCCTGGACGCCCCGCTGGCGATCATCCACAAGCGCCGCGACATGACGCAGGCCAACACCATCCTCTCCGCCGAGGTGGTCGGCGACGTCAAGGGCCGGGTCTGCGTCCTGGTCGACGACATGATCGACACCGCCGGCACCATCTGCGCCGCCGCCGACGCCCTCTTCGAGAACGGCGCCTCGGACGTCATCGTGGCCGCCACCCACGGCGTGCTCTCCGGCCCGGCCGCGGACCGCCTGAAGAACTCCCGGGTCAGCGAGTTCGTCTTCACCAACACGCTGCCCACCCCGGCCGAGCTCCAGCTGGACAAGGTCACCACCCTCTCCATCGCCCCCTCGATCGCCGCCGCGATCCGCGAGGTCTTCGAGGAGGGCTCGGTCACCAGCCTCTTCGAGGGCGTGCACTGA